GCCCCACCCTTTTTTTCTGATTACAATTTTATCTTCAAAGGCCTCTTCCTGTCTGTTGTAGGTTCTGGCCTCCTCCTTTACCAAAATCTCCACTGCAGGCTTCATTCCCAGGGATACCATAAACTCTTCCATTACATTTTCCCTGTCCCCGTGGCCTTTTAAGCTGTCATACACGGTTCTAGCGTGAATGTCCTGCATAAAAGGCGCCTGCACAAAATCCTGGTACTCAAAAATCCTAAGGGCCAGGCTTCTGTCCTCCTTTGCCACCTTGGCAAAATCCCCTGGGGTTTTTAACTGTTCCAGAATCCGGGCAGAAACGCCTGATTCTACAGAGAAGCTATATGGCAGTTTTTTTTCTCCGCTGTTGGTCACCAGGAAGAAAGAACCCTGTATTTTGTCCCCGTTCTCCAGATGGCGGCTGTCCACCTGGCAGACAATACGGTTCCTCAATCCTCCGAAGGAGTTATTTTGCACCTTAACTCTTTCGTTGGAAGAATACACCAGTCCCTTAATATTTAAATTGTTGTCGCTGAGGACAAAAAACTCGTATTTTGCCATCTCTCCCGCCCTGACGCTTTCTTCAAATGACTGAGGGCGCAGACTGCACACAGGAGCCTCCATATCCAGGATTCCCTTTGCCAGCCGGTTGATTCTTTCTCTCATAGTACCACCTGTTTTACATGCAAATTATCTAACCCATTCTATCATATTTTTTCTTGATTTAAAAGTAGAAACTTGCTATGATAGAAGAAAAATGACAAAAGAGGGACAACATTATGACAAACAGCGAAAAAGCATTGCTTCTTCACAGGGAATGGCAGGGAAAACTGGAAACTGTTTCCAAGGCTAAAGTAGCTTCCAGGGAGGACCTGGCCTTAGCTTACACTCCAGGCGTAGCCGAGCCGTGTAAGGTCATTGCAGAAAACCCGGAGGAAGTATACACATACACATGGAAATCCAATACTATCGCCGTGGTTTCCGACGGCAGCGCCGTGCTGGGCCTTGGAAATATTGGAGCGAAAGCCGCTATGCCTGTTATGGAGGGCAAGGCTGTATTATTTAAAGAGTTTGGCGGGGTCAACGCAGTGCCTGTCTGCTTAGATACTCAGGATACAGAGGAGATTATTAAAACTGTTGTAAATATCGCTCCCGGATTTGGAGGCATCAATCTGGAGGATATTTCCGCTCCCCGCTGTTTTGAAATTGAGGAGCGTTTAAAGGAGATTCTGGATATTCCTGTTTTCCACGACGATCAGCACGGCACTGCCATTGTAGTTTTAGCAGGTATTATTAACAGCCTGAAAGTAACCGGAAAGAAAAAGGAGGACTGCCGCATTGTAGTAAACGGAGCCGGCTCAGCAGGTGTAGCTATTACAAAGCTGCTTCTCACCTACGGTTTCCCTCATATTACTATGTGCGATAAGGCAGGTATTCTCTGTAAAGGCATGGAGGGCTTAAACTGGATGCAGGAAAAAATGATGGACCTGACCAATTTAGAACACCGCACAGGCACTCTTTCTGACGCGTTAGAGGGAGCCGACATTTTTGTAGGCGTATCCGCCCCTGGAATTGTTTCTCAGGAAATGGTAGCCTCCATGAATTCTGATGCTATTTTATTTGCCATGGCTAACCCTGTTCCCGAAATTATGCCTGATCTTGCAAAGGCTGCCGGAGCAAAGGTTGTTGGCACAGGACGTTCTGACTTTCCTAATCAGGTAAATAATGTAGTAGTATTCCCTGGTATTTTTAAAGGGGCCTTGGAGGGACGGGCCGCTGCTATTACAGAAGAGATGAAGCTGGCTGCGGCAGAAGCTATTGCCGGCCTTGTGGACGAAGCAGATTTAAATGAAAACAACATTCTTCCTGAGGCCTTTGACCCCAGGGTAGCTGATGTGGTCAGCAAAGCAGTTAAGGACCATATCAGATAATATTTTGTCAAAACGAGGGAATACTATGTTATCAGAACCAATTACCTTATACAAGCTTATGAACCTTTATATGTTAAAGCAGGTCAACTTTCCTTTGACTAACGCCCAGCTGACCAGCTTCTTTTTGGAAAAGGAGTATACTACTTATTTTACTTTGCAGCAGGCGTTAAGCGAGCTTCAGGAAGCCGGACTTGTGCGCATGGAAATTGTTCACAACAGCACCCGCTATGAAATTACAAAAGAGGGGGAGGATACCTTATCCTTTTTTGGGAAAAAAATTTCTCCTGCAATTATAGAGGACATGGACCAGTATTTAAAGGAAAACAGGTTTCGTATGCGAAACGAGGTAAGCGTGATTTCTGATTACTATAAATCTACAGGTCCTGATTATGTGGTTCACTGTGAGATCCGGGAAGGGAAAGAAACCTTAATCGGGCTGAACCTTTCTGTTCCTGACAAGGAGCAGGCAGAATTTATGTGCGACCAGTGGAGGGCAAAGAATCAGGATATTTATTCCTTTGTTATGAAAACCTTAATGAGCCCCTAAAGGAGAATGTTATATATGAAAACCTTAAAAAGAAAAAAGTTTTTTTATGTTACTCTGCCTTTGTTTCTCTTTCTTTTGGCTTACCGTGTAATGGAAACCTTTGTGCACATTAAAATGGATCAGCGTAAAGACAGGTAAATAAAAAGCGCTGCAAAACAGCTTTCAGAAACTTCTTGTATCTGATACCCCTGTTTTACAGCGTTTTTATTTTAAATTTTAGAACCGCATTTTGTACAGTAATTTACCTTTCCTGTGTACTTAGCTCCACAGTTAGGACAGAAACAGACCTCCTGCTCCTTTGGCTTATGACCTAACACCTGACTTTCCTGAAGCTCCAGCTGCTCAATAGCCTGAAGCTGCTCCTGAATCCGTTTTTCTCTGGCCTGGATTTTTCTATAAATTCCCTCCAGATCTTCTAATTCAGGCTGGTCCAGTT
The window above is part of the Lachnoclostridium edouardi genome. Proteins encoded here:
- a CDS encoding zinc ribbon domain-containing protein, which gives rise to MAENKTFQKLKMDLSKKVTEINMKTSSFLEITKIRTYIHTLEKEIQELKQQAGEKGYQNWIQKLDQPELEDLEGIYRKIQAREKRIQEQLQAIEQLELQESQVLGHKPKEQEVCFCPNCGAKYTGKVNYCTKCGSKI
- a CDS encoding NAD(P)-dependent malic enzyme, with protein sequence MTNSEKALLLHREWQGKLETVSKAKVASREDLALAYTPGVAEPCKVIAENPEEVYTYTWKSNTIAVVSDGSAVLGLGNIGAKAAMPVMEGKAVLFKEFGGVNAVPVCLDTQDTEEIIKTVVNIAPGFGGINLEDISAPRCFEIEERLKEILDIPVFHDDQHGTAIVVLAGIINSLKVTGKKKEDCRIVVNGAGSAGVAITKLLLTYGFPHITMCDKAGILCKGMEGLNWMQEKMMDLTNLEHRTGTLSDALEGADIFVGVSAPGIVSQEMVASMNSDAILFAMANPVPEIMPDLAKAAGAKVVGTGRSDFPNQVNNVVVFPGIFKGALEGRAAAITEEMKLAAAEAIAGLVDEADLNENNILPEAFDPRVADVVSKAVKDHIR
- a CDS encoding DUF4364 family protein, coding for MLSEPITLYKLMNLYMLKQVNFPLTNAQLTSFFLEKEYTTYFTLQQALSELQEAGLVRMEIVHNSTRYEITKEGEDTLSFFGKKISPAIIEDMDQYLKENRFRMRNEVSVISDYYKSTGPDYVVHCEIREGKETLIGLNLSVPDKEQAEFMCDQWRAKNQDIYSFVMKTLMSP